Genomic DNA from Podospora pseudoanserina strain CBS 124.78 chromosome 4, whole genome shotgun sequence:
CATAGAGTGGCTAAAGCTGGTTGGTATATTCTCTCTGGTTATCAACGGAGAGAGTTGTGATGGCTACTACTGACCCACGGTTGGGGGTGTAGCTAGCTAAGTACATTATCTGACATTTCTGCTTTgccctttttccttttctcttgATCCTTGGTTGGTTACCCGGTAGGTGGGCCGGGAagggtgggtgttgatgttgctagGTGGTGGTTACAGTATCGTCTTTGGAGGACggacaaggaaaaggcagCGGGTATCATTTctttcttggtggtgctgcgtaagaaaagaaaagaaaagaaaggaagggaagaaaagaaaggaaagaaaggaaaggaaagaaaagaaaggagaTTTGGGTTGAGTGTGGtgattggtgttgctggtgaaagaagagggtggtttGGGCTGGGGGTGTAGACAAGCTTCATTGATCGGGATgtccaacaccaagaacgGGCTGTCAAAAGGTCGAGAGAGCTGTTCATCAGTTGCAAACCGCGAATGATCTCGAACCCGGCAGATTAGGCAGACGAGCGGTAGGGGTTGTAACAATGCCCATTCCCACTTCCacgaccagcaccagcaccagcaccagcaccagcaccgccagtACTCCAATGCCGACCATGaccatcccccatctcaTCAATCCCCTGCTCAGTAACTgtgctccctcccccttgccactgctcctgctgctcccgaccacccctcccccgtccaatctccaccacctgcgCCCTCCTAACCCCCACAGCAGGCCGTCCACACCCAAAGCTGTGCTCAAAATCAAACTCAAACTCCTGACTAACcggcctcccctcctccgtcgcCTCGAGTTCATGAATCCCCCCCCTCACATTTGGATCCTCTCgcctttgatgatgatgatgatgatgatgatgaccccCCCCGGCGAAACCAACATaatcctccctcgccccatAATACTCGTCCAACCCACGCTGGTACTCAATCTCCTGAAGCCGGTCGTGGACCTCCCTGCTGTAGAAGGGGAACTGGGGGCCCGAGtttggggggaagaggccgatggcggGCTCGGAGTAGGAcgggaaggggtgggtgctGTGGGTTGACTGGTAGCTTTCGCGGGTGTTGGGACCAAGAGCcgggggggagaggtgggagggttgggtttgggatttgCGGAGAGGGGAAAACGAGTTGCGGTTAGAGGTTAGGTTCTCGTTGGCGTAGGCGTGGATGAAGGGGGAAGAAGCCGGccagggggtgggggtgctGGGTCTGCCTCCttcggggggagggggagggtcgGGGTGGGAGATGTAGGGGATtatgttgttggagggggagggatggggggaggtgtggaCGGATTGCTGCGGGATTGTGGAGGTGCCGGCTAGGGTGGTCAGGTCGCCGTcggatggggagaaggggaggatggggttggaggagaggggacCCGGGATGGCGTGGCGCTCTGAGTGGACTGTGCCGAGGGAGTTGGTGTCGGTTGGCTTGGTATTCGGTTGGTTGACGCTGAGGACTGTGAAGGGACTCCGTTTTTGCTCGGGCTCGGTCTCGGGGgcgtggcggcggcggtagcACACAAAGGTGAGGGCGACCatgccgaagaagaagaggagccCGAGCGGGATGCcgacggcgaggatgatggtggtcgTATTAGGTGAGTTGGGAGCCGTCACATTGGTAGGCGGCGTACCCATGGCCatggtcgaggtcgaggtcaTGCTCGATGTGCTCGAGGTGCTTGAAGTGCTTGAGGTTTTGGCcagggggatggaggtgacCGTCGAGAGAGCGGTTCCATGGATCTCTAGAGTCTCTGAGGCTATTCTCGCCACTCTGGTTAGCAAAGACCGGGCTACATGTTTGTGGTAAAAGACACAAAGTCAGAGACAGAGTCCACCGCAGCCGCACTTACCCATCATACCCCAAGCCTCAGCAATATCGTATCCATCAAGTGAGGCCCCATCGTGATCGCACTTGGTAGGGTCAAGGGCATCATTGGAGCAGAACAAGGTCAAGTTGTCGGCACGATCTGAATTGTCACATGAAATGACCATGACCACGCCGTTGACTGCATTTGCGAAGGGCCTCGCATGATCAAGACATTTCTGCGGACAACCGGGTGCCTTTTCCCACGCGTCTGGCTGCGCGGTACATCCCCCACGATACATTACCGCCACCGCGGTGTTTCCCTCGCCGCCTGTGTCTGTGTCTGCTACACCGCACAGATTGGCCTCTCCGAAGCATATATCACCCGACGAACAGCAGACCACTGAGTCATTGGGCGAGTATGTTTTGCCAGAGTCGAGACAGGGATAGAAGGGCCCGAGGCTATTTGAATCTCCCGAGGCTGCGGTGCCATCAGCCGGCGTGCCATCAGGCCAGTAGCAGCCTGTTTCTGACACCCTCTTAGCAGAGTCACTGGGGTGGTTATTGTTGGCAAACGTAGGGGCCGGGTCGTTGGCAAATGTCGGGGCTGGGTTGAAGCGAGCGACCGGATTGGATTCCTCACAAGAGGAAATGTTTGAGAAGACGGCCATCTTTTGTTTCGTGGGTGGCTTGCAGGTAATTCAACCGTCGAAATTGAGGTCAGCATCGAATTGCCAATTCCTGAGCAACAAGGTCGATGTAATGACTTGCAGCGATCAGGCCTCAGCCGTGTAGGGACGAAGGGTCGAAAGTAGGTACTCAAGTATATGATGAGCCTTGCCCGCTCTGGCTATGTACCACGGCCGTAACCAAAACCACGCGGCGGTGAGTTGTGGACGGTGCTAGACGTTGTGGTCGAGTTTGCAGAACCTTTGAAAAGGAATTCTGTGGCGGTGCGCTGCAAAACGGTGTGATGGttggagaaagagaagaaaaagaagaaagtgCAAAGTCGCAACGGACGACAAGTAAATGGCagagaaggggtggggggagcaGCCTATAATTACCAGTGGGCAAAAATTTGTTTGAATAGGTAAGGTAGTGAGAGGAAAGTCGCAGAGCAGAACTGGCCTATTGTGAGAGTCGCCTGAACAAGCACGCTGTGGGCAAAAAGGTACCTCGCACACAATAAAGAAGCACGcagagatgggatgaatCGTAGGTGGGAGCAGCTGCAATTCACAGTCGCTCATCTCCGCCAAGCACTCTTGTTGAGATTTGTTCATCATCCTCTACTGCCCTAGATGTGCCATCTTATTTCATTTGGTCTTTGCTGCTCCCGCCTTTTTCATCACCGCGCTGCTCCTCAACGACCTTTACTCTCGCATCGGATATCTGCGAGGACAGCTGAGATGACTCCTTCGACACCGTCGACACCGACACCGCCGGAGTaacctccaccccatccgtCACCCCATCTCGTTCTTCTTGCTCCGCACGAAGCCTCTGGGCTCTCTTCCATTGGTAGATCACCCCACTCAAGAATATCACCAGCGCCAACCCAAAGATTGCATCCAAACCCACCGCTATCGTCACCCCGTTTGTAGTGAACAGCGCATTGGTTTCGCGGGTTATCTGGGTGCTCTCCACCGGTAGCGCTGGCGTTGTTGCAGTAAGTGGCGATGCCGAGGTCTGATTTTGGTATACTCGTTGTATCGCATGCCGTGATAATATGGTCTCATCAtggagttgttggggttgttgacaTAATGTCCCTCGACGACCACAGCCGTCTGATTCATTGTTCGCCAGCCCTGCCTTGGCAAAAATCCCGTGTCGGAGGCGGATAACCCCCATTGTGCTTTTCGTTCCTTTTGCCCTTCCAGAAGCCAAAAGCTGTTGTTGAAATCAGAGGCTTGgcggttttgttttttgttttgaaTATCAGGGGCAAAATCAGGGGTAGACCCACTGTCGACAGCAACCACGAAGTAAAAAGCAGGTCAGGAAAAGAGAACAGGAAAAGGAACAAAATATCATCAGGGAATACACATGGATTTTTGAATCTTCGTCAACATTTTATTTCAATTTCTAGGCCAGCACTGACTTGCACAAAGCGACCTACCGCATCGGACCAGGACGGTACCACCGGTAGCATACTAGAAATTGTCACCAGGTTTGAACCTTTTCCGTCAGGTTCTTCTCCGAGTCTGTGCTACCCTTCCCCGTGCTGTCACTGACGTGGCCGGAGAATTTCTTTGGTGTTATTGGCCACTCCGACATTTTCCGCGTGTTTGCCTCACCTGTCAGCACGGCTTCATTGTGTTTGTAACAGTTTGATCAGGTCGATGTCGATCTTGATTACGTGCAAAGTTCAGATCTCATCGACTCGCTCAAAATAGACCTGTTTCTGGCTGATGGACTGACACACAACATTTACACAACAGTCACATTCGAACAGTTCATGTGTTGTGTGAGCGTCAGTGTAGCCATCGACGAGAAGCCCCGTCGAACAGCGCAAGAGTTGAAATTCAAATTGCGAGAAGCTTTTCCAAGCCGGGTATCTGTTCGAAAGACTGCGCGCCCTAAAAAGCACATGCTCAAATACGCTCCCTGAAAATAACCCACTGCGCTCGAAGCAAATCTAGCCAGAACACCTCCCAGATGTGTACAGATCTTCCCCCGCATATTCCCACAACAAATAATAGAAAAGAGAGTCTATGTTACAGGCCCCCCACATGTCATACACCTCCTCTTGGCAGCCCTTAAAGACAACCACTGCTGACTGTTAAACCACAGCCTTCTTCTTAAGCCCGTTCTGCaacaccgcctccaccaacaccaaactCTCCGGCCTttccccagcagcaccatcaccctccgcCATTTCCCGTCCCCGACTCCTACTCCGACTCTGACCCCAACTATTattcatcaccctctcccctccatGACTCTGCCCCTCTGaatccccacccccaaaaacctcctcctccttattcaccaccaccgccccccctcccataaTCCCCCGGCCCCGAACTCCCATCCGGCACATGGAACCTCTTATCAAACCTCGCCACCGCATACccatacaccaccaccaactcaaTCCCAAAGTTGAGGCAGTAAAACGCCGGCTTGGAATGATACCAAGCCGGATccgtcaccaacctcggCACAAACCCAATCCCCGCCCTAAACGCCGCCCCCAACGTCAACAAAAGCGACGATCCCACCAGCAAGAAAATCttgctcctcatcctcccctgCCCAAACTTGTCCACCTTATTGTTCCCGCCCCCGCCCGGCCAAAACACGGCCCCAgcaacgaccaccaccggTGAAACCGCCAGCACAGCCATATACACCCCCGCAAAAAGCTGCACCTCCCTCGTCTTTTGCCTGACCCCAAGGTCGGAACTCATCATCCCGACAACAGTAGCCGTgacaaccatcaccaaaacagcaaccacaCTCCCAAACAATCCCTTCCACGCCCACCCGAGGGTCTTGTTCCACCCTATCCGAGGTCTGTATGCCCTCAAGACCCGCTGCGCGAAGACGAGGTTGACAATGTACAGCAGCAGGACGCCGGCGGCGACAAAGATGGTGGCTGCCAGGGCGATGCCGGTGTTGGTCGGGCGGGTGGCCCAGACGATGCGCATGACGAGGGAGGCTATGCGGGCCATGCAGAagccgaagaggagggcggagaagaggaaCTTGTGggagcggcggcggttgAGTTGGAAGATTGTCATGTGGGTTGTtgcggcgaggatgaagaggaggaggagggaggaggagatggggatgtcGAGGGGGGGCGTGGGGGTTAGGCCTagctgggctggggggacggggggCTGAGGGATAGGTTAGCTGGTGGGAGTGTAgcaggggaaagggagaaaTCATACAgatggttgggtggttggcATGACGACTTGTCGTTGTGGAAGGGGTATCAGCGGCATTGTTTGTGAGGGTTTGGTCTGtgtggtttgtgtgtttgtACTCGGGATGTGAAAAGTCGTAACCTATCGGGAATTGTCTTTGGGCCGCAAGTGgcgacttttttttctctttttttttttcgtgtTAATAAAAGAAGAATCGTCGGCCAGTGAGGAAACAGCTGGTGAAAGTCGACAGTCAGGCCGTAAACCGGATACCGCACCCGTGATACAGCAATATAGCTTGCCTGATGCTGTGGTAACAAGTGACAGCGTACGCTAATGTTTGCTAACGTCGCGGGTGTAATAAAAGTACCGTAAACTGTGCTGCGGTGTGTGCTCTGTCAGTTCTGGTGTGATGTGATGAAACGAAATGGTAGAGTCGCAGTTGCAGCAGGTGATAGATGTCAGTTGCCTAGCTGTAGAAACTGGAGTAGTAGTGGTGGTCTGGCGGTCATCTGCAATGTAATCGGATCAATCAATCTGGAACAACTGACTGACACCAGATGAGTGACCTTCAACCGTTGACAACGAGGGCGTTGTGAAACATTCGACGGCGGCGCCAGCTAAAGAGAGTAAAATTCACTTGGGACGGGAAATGGGATGGTCTGGCACTTAATCTCATGACAGCTCGGTCGGGCTGTGGGAGGGCAttgttctcttcttttcattAGGTGACATGTTGGAACTTCACACCTACAACTATCCAACCTCGTCCATCCGGTCCATGCTCATCCGGGCCTCAGCTTGTCTGGATTTGGAAAAAGGGTCATGAAAAAGGAGCCACGAAAGTATTGGCAGGCTTTGTGACGTCGGTGACAAAAAGCACCGCCGCACCGGCGCCCGCCAACTACACCAAACTCGATTGGTCTAAGTCCGGCCTCTAAGCCGGAGCTTGGGAAGCGCGAGCGCCGATGGCCACCGTTGCCTAGTCCCGATTCACCGACGTCTCGGCGGAACACTGTCATCCTTTTGTTTAAAATATCGATGACAGGACAAGCCACTTTAACTCCAAGAGCCAACCAACAAGCCATATATTACGCTTCGCCCATAAGATGCATGTGGGATATTGGTCATCACAAGAAGCCACAAACCCGGTGTTTCTTTCTTCGGGTTAAGCAACACACAATATGTTTTACTTGGGATGTGATTAACTCCGGCATAACCGCGAGCCATCATCAGAGAAAAGTCCAGAACGCCGTGTTCCTGTTACACCAAACAATCCTGATGAAACCACAAAGACCCCCGTCATGTCATACCGCATGAAAATCCCACCGCTCTTCCGCCGCGTCACGGCAGCTCGTGGCTGAACGTCCGTTTGGGTGGCTGGTATCGAGGCTGACCCGGGTATACATTGTCCTGCTGAGGGGCAGCCGCAGTTTCCATCACATTTGGTATTTTTGGCTGGCGGAAGTAGTCGCCATTTCGGCTTGACAGGGAACCCTGCTGAGTTGCTGAAGGGTAAGGAGCAAACGGGTAGTAGTTGTTGTCTGGCTTTTGGATGCTGGGGTccagcggaggaggggtttcGGCCCGGATGGGCGCTTCCCGTTGTCGCTTGCGGATGTAAAAGAAGACGAGAAATCCTCCCGCGATGGTAACTGTGAGACCGACTCCTATGCCAACGCCGACGGGTACGGCGCTGTTGTCCTGCTGGGGCTCTTCCGatgagggtgggggtggtgcagCAGTTGACTCTACTGAAGCCGTCGACTCTCCTGAAGCTGTCGAAACCGAGATATTAGACGTTCTGGTCGGCTCAGTTACGGTTGTGGTGACAGGGACATCAGAGGTGCCCGGCGCCGGTCGGGTAGCTGTATGAGCCAGGGACATGTCGGCTGTGTCCTGGGATGTCTTTACCGGATCACCTTTGCCTTCAGTCTCAGAGGGCTTGGAAGCGGACGTCGAATCTTTGACTGACGTGCTCAGGGATGGCAGTGGGCTGGCGGTGCCAAGGAAGTTCTCTAAGCCACCTACAAATGTCAGGGTTAGCACAGCAGGACATGATACTCGGGCTCGACAACTCACCATCAAAGGTTACGGAGCTGTCGCAATGGTCAGGAGGACCGTCGGGAAAAGCTTCTTGACAGACAAAGCCTGTGTCCGGATTCGAAGTATTGCAGGGGTACATTCCAGCTAACCTAGCGGGTTTGCAAAGTATGGGTGGGCAGTCATAGAGACTCTTTCCCTTCCAGTCTTTGATGGTGCAGCCGCCGCGGTAGTAGTGCTTAACCCCGTCCTTTTTCTCACGTAGGCAGAGCGAGTTGACCATGCAGCTATCCCCTGGCATACAGCACAGGGTGCTCTCGATTTTGGGATTTGCATCGTTGCTGCATCGCGTAAGTTCAGTCGTTTTCTCCCGGTTCATGTAGTAGCAGTCCGCCGAGATTGAAATTTTGACCGAGGtgacgagaagaagcaggaagAGAAGCTGCCGGGGCAGCGTGGCCATAATCATGGTGATCGTATTGGGTCGTCGAGTTGGTATGGCtaggggagaggagggtatGCCATCAACTAATGGCCAGTCGATAGTGTGGTCGATACTGTTCGATGGAAACTGTGGTGCCAAAATTGGTACCCTAGTTGCGGATTAAAAACAGGACGACGAGGCTCTCGCCTTCAACACAGACTTGCTTTGACAACCACTGCGCAGAGGTTGCGGGCAGAGTGCCCACCAGACTCGCTGGAGCAGGCCGAGGACAGCAGAGGAAGAAACCCAGTGGTTGCCCATGCTCGCAATACACAGGAGAGCACAGAAATTCCGCCGTTCATGCCCTCATGCACTTTCATGAGGTCTGGTCTGACCTGTATCACTTATGACCCGTCGTGTGTTCTCGGTGTTGCTGGTCAGCCTGGCAGATGACTTATGGACCGATCAACCTCAGCTCCTCGTTATTGTCCGGTGAGCTAAAGGATCAGATGGAAGCCATATTTGTGGGCTTCAGAAGAGAGATATCCCTCACTTTGAGCCCGCCCTGGGGGACTGCACTTGCCAACTCCCTCTTTACCTAGCTGTTCCACCAAACAATttccttggtgttggtgtgagAACTTCACGTCTCCTGTTGAGCGACTATGCAGCCTGTGGCAGCCCGGCTCACTTGAAGCCTCAAAACCAGACACAACAGCAataacatcaccatcaagaaAAGCACCAATCAAAGCTGGGATGAGAAGTTGGAGCAAATAATTGTGGTTCCTTGCAGAAGACATGGAAGGAAAATCGGACCAAAGTTGGGGgaagttgttgatggtgtgaGCCAATTAGGACCAgccccacctcccccggaATTTGCCGACCGAGATTTTTTGAACCTCCAATTCAACGTCCCACCTTgcagcgacgacgacgacgacggccgCCAGTCCATGCCCAccccatcgccgccatgAGCCTCAGCATGCCAACGCGGCGGCTCGTCCGGGGAGGTCTGtcctcccttcccccgtCCCGTTCCTCCTCTGGTTGACTAACAAACCAacagccacctcccccacgaccaccaccctcgccctccaacagccctcccgctccctctcaacatccccctcccgcccctgGTTTTGGTCCAAAAAGgaaccctcttcccccaccaacctcaaagatgccatcaccaccggcaccgCCGAAGCCCGCAAgtccctcatctccaaacTCCAATCCCGCTCCGAAGCCCCCGCCATCTTCGAAGACGAAGTCGccccccaacagcaagccGTCACCGAAAAGGAAGCCGCCGTCCTCTCAGGCGACCAGAAATCCTCCGCCACCAGCGGGCCCCTCACCGCCAGCCAAAAAGCCGCCCAGCCAAAGACCTTCACCCGCCTAGGCGGCTCCCTGGTAAAAGAAGCCCTCGCCCGCAGCGTCGATCCGGACCCGCAAGCCCGCGTCCGCTGGGAACGCAAGATCGCCATCCGCCAGGTGAAAAACGGCACCGACGCCTACAGCCTCGAGCCGCGGCTCGCCCGCATCGCGAGGACGGAGCGCAGCCTCCATTCCAAGTCCCCCTGGCTGCCCACCTCTGTCAAGAAGCTTGTCCACCTGGCCAGGCAGATCCAGGGGAAGAACGTGGAGGATGCGCTGGTGCAGATGAAGTTttccaagaagaagatggctgcCGAGGTGACCACCCAGCTCAAGATGGCGCGCGATTTGGCCATTGCCGAGAGGGGGATGGGTCTGGGACAGGGACAGGAGGGCAAGATGGAGATTCAGAGAAAGGACGGCAAGTGGATGACGGTGGGGGATCGGTCAAAGATGTATGTTGCCGAGGCGTGGGTCAACAAGGGCCCCGTGAGGGCCAAGAACCCGGATTATCGGGCcagggggaggatgttttTGAAGGAGTCGCCTTCTACCAGTGAGTTTGCCCTgccttgttggtgctgcGAATGGATGGTTCTAACATGGAAATAGGTCTCAGTGTCGTTCTCAAGGAACACAAGACGCTCGTGCGGGAGCACCAGGAAAGGGAGCACAGGAGGAAAAAGCAAGGGCCTTGGGTTCACCTGCCTGACAGGCCGATTACCGCCCAGAGGGCGCATTACTCTTGGTAAatgccaaggagaaggagaaggggagagagagagagggagagagagagagggagagagagagagagagggagaggaggagtagCTATGTAACATGTACAATATGAAACCAAACgtgtattttttttttcagtcCGTCAAAGCCAAACTTCTCATGAGAGACCATCTCTCGGCATGGGTCAGGCAATTCGGTGTATGTCAGCTATGGATGTAATCTTTCATCAAAGCAGCTACAGAAGTTTGCGAAAGACACTCGTGGCTGACCTCAAAAATAACAGGTTTATTTCACTTCAAAAATCTCTGGTAACTATGTACAAAGCAgcaaagggaaagaaaagccCGGCCGTGGTAATCATAAAATAAATaacaagaacaaaaaagGGAGTC
This window encodes:
- a CDS encoding hypothetical protein (COG:S; EggNog:ENOG503NUNN): MPLIPLPQRQVVMPTTQPSPPVPPAQLGLTPTPPLDIPISSSLLLLFILAATTHMTIFQLNRRRSHKFLFSALLFGFCMARIASLVMRIVWATRPTNTGIALAATIFVAAGVLLLYIVNLVFAQRVLRAYRPRIGWNKTLGWAWKGLFGSVVAVLVMVVTATVVGMMSSDLGVRQKTREVQLFAGVYMAVLAVSPVVVVAGAVFWPGGGGNNKVDKFGQGRMRSKIFLLVGSSLLLTLGAAFRAGIGFVPRLVTDPAWYHSKPAFYCLNFGIELVVVYGYAVARFDKRFHVPDGSSGPGDYGRGGGGGE
- a CDS encoding hypothetical protein (EggNog:ENOG503PQ49), which codes for MIMATLPRQLLFLLLLVTSVKISISADCYYMNREKTTELTRCSNDANPKIESTLCCMPGDSCMVNSLCLREKKDGVKHYYRGGCTIKDWKGKSLYDCPPILCKPARLAGMYPCNTSNPDTGFVCQEAFPDGPPDHCDSSVTFDGGLENFLGTASPLPSLSTSVKDSTSASKPSETEGKGDPVKTSQDTADMSLAHTATRPAPGTSDVPVTTTVTEPTRTSNISVSTASGESTASVESTAAPPPPSSEEPQQDNSAVPVGVGIGVGLTVTIAGGFLVFFYIRKRQREAPIRAETPPPLDPSIQKPDNNYYPFAPYPSATQQGSLSSRNGDYFRQPKIPNVMETAAAPQQDNVYPGQPRYQPPKRTFSHELP
- the mrpl22 gene encoding 39S ribosomal protein L22, mitochondrial (BUSCO:EOG09264LC7; COG:J; EggNog:ENOG503NWGE) is translated as MSLSMPTRRLVRGATSPTTTTLALQQPSRSLSTSPSRPWFWSKKEPSSPTNLKDAITTGTAEARKSLISKLQSRSEAPAIFEDEVAPQQQAVTEKEAAVLSGDQKSSATSGPLTASQKAAQPKTFTRLGGSLVKEALARSVDPDPQARVRWERKIAIRQVKNGTDAYSLEPRLARIARTERSLHSKSPWLPTSVKKLVHLARQIQGKNVEDALVQMKFSKKKMAAEVTTQLKMARDLAIAERGMGLGQGQEGKMEIQRKDGKWMTVGDRSKMYVAEAWVNKGPVRAKNPDYRARGRMFLKESPSTSLSVVLKEHKTLVREHQEREHRRKKQGPWVHLPDRPITAQRAHYSW